From Triticum aestivum cultivar Chinese Spring chromosome 7B, IWGSC CS RefSeq v2.1, whole genome shotgun sequence:
ggtcttccagagtaagatccgcaccagagtggtacggtaatcctgttctggaagtcatgttactagaccatgatgaacctacgaactatgaggaagcgatgatgagcccagattccacgaaatggcttgaggccataaaatctgagatatgatccatgtatgagaacaaagtatggactttgattgacttgcttgatgatcagcaagccatgttaaataaatggatcttcaagaggaagacggacattgatagtagtgttaccatctactaagctcgacttgttgcgaaatgttttcaacaagttcaaggtgttgaatacgatgagattttctcactcgtatcgaagcttaagtctgtctgaatcatgttagcaattgccacattttatgaaatctggcaaatggatgtcaaaactgcattccttaatggatttattaaagaagagttgtatatgatgcaactagaaagtttttgtcaatcctaaagatgctaacaaagtgtgcaagctccagcaatccatcaatggactggtgcaagcatctcggagttggaatatacgctttgatgagttgatcaaagcatatggttttatacagacttttgaagaagcctgtatttacaagaaagtgagtgggagctctgtagcatttctaatattatatgtggatgacatattgttaattggaaatgatatggaaattctggatagcatgaaaggatacttgaataagagtttttcaaagcaagacctcggtgaagctacttacacattgagcatcaagatctatatagatagatcaagacgcttgataagattttttcaatgagtacataccttgataaattttgaaatagttcaaaatggaacagtcaaagaaggagttcttgcctgtgttacaaggtgtgaagttgagtaagactcaagacccgaccattgcagaaaatagaaagagaatgaaaagtcattccctatgcctcagtcataggttctataaagtatgctatgctgtgaactagacctattgtataccttgctctgtgtttggcaaaggaatacaattttgatctaataagtagatcactggacatgggtcaagaatatccttagtgaggactaaggagatgtttctcgattatggaggtgataaaagagcccgtcgtaaaagttacaacgatgcaagcttttacaccaatccagatgactctaagtctcaatctagatacatattgaaagtgggagcaattagctagagtagctccgtgcagagcattgtggacatagaatatttgcgaaatacatacggctctgaatatgacagacccgttgactaagcttctctcatgatcaaaacatgatcataccttagtactcttttgggtgttaatcacatagcgatgtgaactagattattgactctagttaaccctttgggtgttgatcacatgatgatgtgaactatgggtattaatcacatgcagatgtgaatattggtgttaaatcacatagcgatgtgaactagattattgactctagtgcaagtgggagactgaaggaaatatgccctagaggcaataataaagttattatttatttccttatttcatgataaatgtttattattcatgctagaattgtattaaccggaaacatgatacatgtgtgaatacatagacaaacatatagtcactagtatgcctctacttgactagctcattaatcaaagatggttatgtttcctaaccatagacatgtgttgtcatttgattaataggatcacatcattaggagaatgatgtgattgacatgacccattccgttagcctagcacttgatcgtttagtatattgctattgctttcttcatgacttatacaaagttcctgcaactatgagattgtgcaactcccgtttaccggaagaacactttgtgtattaccaaacgtcacaacgtaactgggtgattataaaggtgctctacaggtgtttccgaaggtacatgttgggttggcataattcgagattaggttttgtcactccgattgtcggagaggtatctctgggccctctcggtaatactcatcacctaagccttgcaagcattgtaactaatgagttagttataagatgatgtgttacagaacgagtaaagagacttgccggtaacgagattgaactaggtattggataccgacgatcaaatctcgggcaagtaacataccaatgacaaagggaacaacgtatgttgttatgcggtttgaccgataaagatcttcgtagaatatgtaggaatcaatatgggcatccaggtcccgctattggttattgaccgagaatggttctaggtcatgtctacatagttcttgaacccgtagggtccgcacgcttaacgttacgatgacagttttattatgagtttataagttttgatgtaccgaagtttgttcggagtcccggatgtgatcacggacatgacgaggagtctcgaaatggtcgagacataaagattgatatattggacgactatattcggacaccggaagtgttccaggtgattttggagaaaatcggagtgccgggggggttaccggaaccccccgggagagtattgggccttatgggccttaggggaaaggagagaaggggcggccagcatgggccgcgcgcaccctccaccctctggtccgaattggactaggaggggggggggcggcgccccccctctttccttccccctctcccccttccttccccctcctagtaggagtaggaaaggaggagtcctactcctactaggaggaggattcctcctccgttggcgcgcccaaggggccggccggcctccctcctccctcctttatatacgggggcaggggggcaccccataaacacacaagttgatctacggatcgttccttagccgtgtgtggtgcccccctccaccatattccacctcggtcatatcgtcgcggagtttaggcgaagccctgcgccagtagaacatcattatcgtcaccacgccgtcgtgctgacggaactcatccccgaaggtttgctggatcggagcccggggatcgtcatcgagctgaacgtgtgctgaactcggaggtgccgtacgttcggtgcttggatcggtcggatcatgaagacgtatgactacatcaaccgcgttgtcataacgcttccgcttacggtctacgagggtaggtggacgaacactcttccctctcgttgctatgccatcaccatgatcttgcgtgtgcgtaggaatttttttgaaattactacgttccccaacaatgttgtgccgtcgtagcgcggcggcagcTCCGGCCTGAACTTCGGAGGCCACCGCACCTGTTGCAAGGTGGGGGAAAAGGCCCGAAAACCCATGACGCCTCTGAACACACCTGGTGGACCAGAGGAAGGGGCGGTGCCCGCCATGGAGATCGAGCGACGAGGGTGAAGTGTGGTAGGTGAAGAGGCCGAGCTCcgacacgccccctacctggcgcgccaaatatcggattcTGGGCTCcatagacccaagaaaggttcaaactcaggggcgtgtgcgaagaactcaacctctcaaacCGATCGATCTGCtgctctcacgacctagctcgatgaacaagagggaggaagacacgacagtttacccaggtttgggccaccttgcggtgtaataccctactcctgccttgTGATGGATTAGCCTcgtgaggggctgaggatgaactagtacaagtggaagaacaacctcatgaggcatgttcttgtgatgagctcttggGGATTCGATGAGCTGATCACCCGATGAGTCgatcccttctactgtggtggctagactatatttatagtggtcttggtcctcttccttcaaaacttaggcgagaagggatcccacaacggccaaatttgaaaggggacaagaaatACATAtgatcctgacaaaaggtggtcttcgcctgcaaagcctctaATCGTGACGTCGTGACGGGCTCGACGATGACAGCCATCCTGCCgttctggcggtcttggtctcgttgcacacaAATGGCAacatttggctgattccttgggactccaaacctgcgcttgccttctttgcaccaaagaggaaacatgccgctctgcgcccgctggcgcatgcctgaccttggtcgtcatggttgatgtcatttcagcctcgtgaggctgggtctTGCATAGAAATCTTCGCTTTGTCAGGAGGCCACCCAAGAAGGCCGCTTCCTCAGGTggtcttgatgtcgcccgcctcgcgaggcttggcccctcgcgagggtcttgtcttgttgtAGTCGAAGCCGGGCCGtgccaggccgtcgatggagccacgccatgggccgcaggcaggtttCGATACCCTGGTTCCGAGAACGCCGACATCTTTGAGGCGGACGAGGTCGGAGTCCAGTAAGGACGATGAGGAATGGTAGGAGGAGCATGAGGTGCAAATGAGGCCTTCGGTTTCGGTACGTCTCCGGGCCGCCACTCGTGTCTAAAGTTCTGGCCAGCGACGACCAGGTTAGTGCTTAGGGGGCGGAGGCTGGCACGGAGACGACCGGGATGGTTGCTAGGCAGCACAAGGCGGCCAGGACAGAGGCGCGAAAAGCTCAGGATGGCGGCAGCTGGGCTGCTTTGACGCCGATGATGGTTCGTGACGAGGAACAATTGGGGAAGAtgcaaggaaaaaaggaaaaagaaagtgtggccaatgacacgcgggtcccacATGATTTTTATGCATAAGTTTTTATAGCACATGTTCTGCTCGAATTTTTAGTTCATACTCTCTTTGATCCAtattctagatacatccgtatctagatagataaatgtaagacaagtaatatggataaagagaaaagaaaaaagagttgCTCTAATGCGAAGACACCGTCCTTTGCTTTGCTGAGGAATGACTCGAACATAGAGGCACTCCCTGCTCACGCAGCGCTGGTGTCCAGCCGCCGCCGGGTGCCCTCCGAAGCCGTCGACTGAAAGTCACTGCGCCAGGCTAAGCAGGAAGAGAGACTGCTTGTTGAACCTTCGAACCAGGCCGGCCTCGCCGTCGGCGATGGCTTGCTCGCCGGGAACGGGGGAGATGTGCCCGGAGTGCCTGGAGCGGCGCATCCGATCCGACCTCGCTAGTTCCGGACTCTCCTTCGTCCACGGCGTCTCCGACTCCCCGCTCCCCTTCGCCTCCTCCGCTGTCGTCCAGGTCCGTCACCACTCTGCCTCCTAATTTCTCGCTATTCTCCTTTCCTGGATTATACGGTCTCTGAAGCTCGCGCCCAGTTCAGTTCGAGCCAGCTGCTCTTTCCGATTAAGATTTTAGCCAAACACCTTTCTGTGTGAGTTTTAGTTTCATTTTTTAGAAGCATGTTAAAGCCTTGTCCATGTAGGCTTGTAGAAGAGCTAATTATTGTACTTTAGGCATAATTCATGTGTTCTCTTCACTGCAGATGGCATCTGACGGACCCGGCCAATGTATTGGGAGGTAAGCCTAGGCATTCTTGGTTTACTGTCATATTTCTCCATTCGATTTGGATACGAATCACACTATAAGATCAGAATGCACATCCTATTAACTTGTTATGAAAACACAACTGTATACCTTCGTTAGATCGAAAGGGTAATTAAAACACACTTCTCTACATTTTTAAGTAATTAGTTTTTCTAAACTTGTAACCACACCAATACAAGTAGGTACTGTCAATTTACGTATCCAACTGTACTGATTTTACTTTTGATCTAACCAAAGCTACTGTGAACGTTTCTGTTTTACATTGGAATTTTTTCAGGAGATGCTGAGAATTAATGCCAGATACATGGAATAAATTTTCGTACTATGAAACCAAGTCTTGACAGTGTTGACAAGCCTTATAGTTCTGGAAACAAGAATAATGAAAAATTATATTCAATGGAAAGTAGTTGCAAAACTAGCCAACTTAATCATATGGATAATGTCGTACTTGAACCATATGGATAGTGTCGTACTTGAATCATATGGATAATGTCGTACTTGAACCATATGGCTTCTACACATAAATCAAAGAAGCATTGTGGAATAGTGGCATTTcgttacaacaacaacaacaacaacaaagcctttagtcccaaacaagttggggtaggctagaggtgaaacccataagatctcgcaaccaactcatggctctggcacatggatagcaagcttccacgcacccctgtccatagctagctctttgttgataccccaatccttcaggtctctcttaacggactcctcccatgtcaaattcggtcgaccccgccctctcttgacattctcctcacgctttagccgtccgctatgcactggagcttctggaggcctgcgctgaatatgcccaaaccatctcagacgatgttggacaagcttctcctcaattggtgctaccccaactctatctcgtatatcatcattcaggactcgatccttcctcgtgtggccacacatccatctcaacatacgcatctccgccacacctaactgttgaacatgtcgccttttagtcggccaacactccgcgccatacaacattgcgggtcgaaccgccgtcctgtagaacttgccttttagcttttgtggcactctcttgtcacagagaatgccagacgcttggcgccacttcatccatctggctttgattcgatggttcacatcttcatcaatacccccatcctcctgcaacattgaccccaaataccaaaaggtgtccttccgaggtaccacctggccgtcaaggctaacctcctcctcctcacacctagtagtactaaaaccgcacatcatgtagTCGGTTtgagttctactaagcctaaaccctttcgattccaaggtttgtctccataactctaacttcctatttacccccgactgactatcgtcaactagcaccacatcatccgcaaagagcatacaccatgggatatctccttgtatatcccttgtgacctcatccatcaccaatgcaaaaagataagggctcaaagctgacccctgatgcagtcctatcttaatcgagaagtcatcggtgtcgacatcacttgttcgaacgcTTGTCAccacattatcgtacatgtccttgatgagggtaatgtactttgctggaactttgtgtttctccaaggcccaccacatgacattccgcggtatcttatcataggccttctccaagtcaatgaacaccatatgcaagtccttcttttgctccctatatctctccataagttgtcgtaccaagaaaatggcttccatggtcgacctcccaggcatgaaaccaaactgatttttggtcacgcttgtcattcttcttaagcggtgctcaatgactctctcccatagcttcattgtatggctcatcagcttaattccacggtaattagtacaactctgaacgtCCCCCGTGTTCTtaaagattggtactaatatactccgtctccattcttctggcatcttgtttgcccgaaaaatgaggttgaaaagcttggttagccatactatcgctatgtccccaagacctttccacacctcaatggggatacaatcagggcccatcgccttgcctcctttcatcctttttaaagcctccttcacctcagactcctggatgcgccgcacaaaacgcatgctggtctcatcaaaggagtcgtccagttcaatggtagaactctcattctccccattgaatagcttgtcgaagtactcccgccatctatgcttaatctcctcatccttcaccaagagttggcctgctccatccttgatgcatttgacttggccaatatccctcgtcttcctctcccggatcttagccatcttatagatgtccctttcaccttcctttgtgcctaaccgttggtagaggtcctcatatgcccgaccccttgcttcaccaacagctcgctttgcggccttcttcgccatattgtacttctctatgttgtttgcactcctatccaggtataggcgtctgaagcaatctttcttctctttaatcgccttctggacatcatcgttccaccaccaggtatccttatcttcgcttctccttcccttggacactccaaactcctccgaggctaCCTTACGAATGcaggtcgccatcttcatccacacattgtccgcatcccctccttcctcccaagggccctccttaattaccctctccttgaacacctgagctacctcccccttgagcttccaccacttcgttctagcgactttggcatgcttatcccgctggacacgaatctgaaagcggaagtcagcaaccaccagcttatgctggggtacaacactctctccaggtatcaccttacagtctaggcacgcacgcctatcttctcttctcgagaggatgaaatcaatctggctagagtgttggccactactaaaagtcaccagatgtgattctctctttctaaagagggtgttagctacaatcatgttgtaggctagagcaaagcttaagacatcttctccttcttgattcctgatgccatagccaaagcccccatgcgccccttcaaaacctgtgttaaatgcacccacgtggccattgaggtctcctcctatgaagagcttctcaccaatcggtacactcctaaccatgtcttccaagccttcccagaactccctcttggtgttctcattgtggcctacttgcggggcatacgcgctgataacattgagaaccaagtcctcaactaccagcttgaccaggataatccggtccccacgtctcttgacgtctaccactccatacttgaggctcttgttgatcaagatgcctacgccatttctgtttgcagccgtccccgtgtaccacagcttgaagccggtatcctccacctccttcgccttctgtcctctccatttggtttcttggacgcaaaggatatcaacacctctcctcaccgctgcatcaactagctcccgaagcttccctgtcagagaccctacgttccagctacctaagcgaatcctcctaggctcggctagcttccttacccttcgcactcgtcgagtcaaatgcgaagacccttgctcattttccactacatccgggcgccgatgtagcgcgccactaaggatgcgacgacccgatcctcgctcacttgccaccgtatccggatcaagatacggcgcgccacttgaggggtgacggcccggcccttgcccattttccaccacacccgggttccgatgtggcgcgtcgctgagagggttacgccccaatgaaaatcttttgggtttcatctccataagagtggctgagtttttatgttggctcgccaagcctatcacaaccctcctttacccgggcttgggaccggctatgttgagacaacataggcggagttaatAGTGGCATTTCGTTAATGGCTAAAATGTTCTTAGTGAAAGGGTTGCGGCAAAACCGGCAGACTCAACCACCAATTTCCCCTTTcttataatttgctatttttatttGTTAAAAAGTGACAAATATGTATCTTGCAGCCAGAAGACCTGTGGTTATTTTGTGTTGGTGGTACTACATGGTGGTAAGACATATGTGGATACAAAAAAATGGTAAAGCTTCTTATCAAGTGTATTATGTACATCTCCAAAAGGCTTCCATGTTCAAGATATTACATTCTCCACATTTTTCATCCCTGCAGTGAAAACAACCCATTAGAGCAATCACTCATATTTAAAGATGATAATCATTGTGCTGTGCAAGCAGATTCCTCTCCTGGTATTGAACATATTGGAGATCCTGAAAGTTCTTCCGGCTCGAATAATCAACAACTTATTGTAAACATAATCACCAAGTTAACTCCTGTTTACTATCTGGGCAGAGTCTCCACTACAGAAATTAGAGATCTTATGGCAAGTTATATGAATTTATCCATTGAACAGGATGTGATTAATTCACTAAATCTGTTGTGTGAAAACACCATTAGTGGATCAGCTGGTTTGGGTTTTCTCAGCTTTGTTGGGTTTTCAGCATTCGATGATATACATCCTTCTGGGCTTGTGAGACACCCCAACATCTTACCTGTGTTAGGTGTTGTAGAATCATCTGATTGTTGCTACATGTTTCAACCAAAGGCTCCATACACTTTGGAGAACATCATGCACTACAGTCCAGAGGCATTGTGCTCAGATTGGCACATCAGATTTTTCATCTACCAAATAATATCTGCATTGGCATATCTTCATGATTTTGGAGTTCATCACGGCAATCTGAAACCATCAACCATCTTGATGTCAGATTCTCTATGGCCTTATCTCAGCATAAGTGATATATCTCATGTTAAACAGAACCGGGGTTTTGGGGGACCTGAAGGTTCAACACATAATTCATGCTGTGCTCATGAGGATTGTTCTTCAAGATCCATTTTTGCTAGTTTTAATCTTCCATCATCCTTAGATTGGTCTTCTCACTTCAAACGATGGTGGACTGGGGAGTTGAGCAATTATGAGTACCTTATTGTCTTGAACAAGTTAGCTGGTAGGAGATGGGGTGATCCAGCTTTTCATCCAGTGATGCCTTGGGTAATAGATTTCACAGTGAGGCCTGACGAAAGTTCTGACATTGGCTGGAGAGACCTCACCAAAAGTAAATGGCGGTTGGCGAAGGGCGATGAACAATTGGATTTTACTTACTCATCATCTGATGTTCCATATCATGTTTCTGATGAGTGTCTCTCAGAGCTAGCAGTTTGCAGTTACAAAGCAAGAAGACTATCAAAGACCATCTTGAGGTCAGCTGTCCGCTCTGTCTACGAGCCCAACGAATACCCGTCTAGTATGCAAAGGCTTTATCAATGGACTCCAGATGAATGCATCCCAGAGTTCTATAGCGATCCTTGGATTTTTGTCTCTCTTCATTCTGAAATGAGTAATTTGGCTTTGCCTTCCTGGGTGACCTCTTCAGAGGAATTCATTTGTCTTCACAGGGATGCCTTAGAGAGTGACCGAGTTTCACAACAACTGCATCATTGGATTGATATAACCTTTGGCTATAAACTTGCTGGGGAGGCATCTGTTGAAGCTAAGAATGTCATGTTGCCTCCCAGTGATCCATCAAGGCCTAAATCAATTGGGCGAAGGCAACTTTTTACAAAGCCACATCCTAAGCGTCTTATTAGCACACCTCACTCAGCCTACCACAATAAAGTGGAATCTTGTGCAAGATGCCAAGGAAAAGGAAGTAACTCAACTACTGATGTATTATTAGATGAATGTAATCCCCCAAATATGTTTTCACAAGTTGACTATTTGGAAGAGTTTGAACAAGCAACATTATTTATGGAGCTTCAACATCATTTGAATCCAATATACAGTTACTCTAACACTGCTGCTTGTTGCTTGTCAGTCAAATATCCCAAGAGCCAATTTTCAGATCAGGAGGTATTGCAACCTAATAGTGTATTATCAGTGGTGCCTGATTTTGATTTTGGCTCCTATCTTGAATGCTTTGAGTCTGATGATAGTTCTTCTATTGGTTATCAAGAGCTGTTGCGCTGGAAGCAAAGGTCTTGTTCTGTTATTGAGCATCATGCAAATGATATATTTTCAATAGGATGCATGTTAGCAGAAATCTATCTGCACAGACCACTTTTTGATGCTTCCTTGCTAGCTGCATATAAAGAAACTGGTATGCTGCCAGGAGCACTCCATGAATTGCCTGTTCATGTCGGTTTGCTTGTTGAGTCATGCATCCAAAGGCAATGGAAAAGGTAACTTAAATAATTACGTCTGATGTTTATATTTGTAATTTAATACCCTGCCACATTGGTGATGTTTTTCTTAAATTACAAGTAGAAACTGTTGAATGCTTTTGATTTTGTGATCTCTTGCAGGAGGCCGTGTTCAAAGCATCTTCTGGAGTCACCATATTTTCCTCCATCAGTTCGATCCGCATATATGTTTCTGGCTCCACTTCAACTTCTGTGTACATCTGGAGACCGCCTgaagtatgttactaagcttgcaAGTGAAGGGACACTCAAAGCCATGGGAGAATTTGCTGCTGAAGTGTGTGCACCTTACTGCCTACCTTTTGTTTCATCATCTCGGTCGGATGTTGACACCGAGTCTTGCTTGCGTCTGCTTAAAGAGTTTTTGAAGTGCTTGAGTGTCAAAGCAGCTAAGAAACTTATTCTGCCCATCATTCAGAAAATCTTACAGGCCGGTTAAGACACATCAGTGGGGAAATTTCTCTTATATTTTCTTTCATTTCAAGGTTTTGGTCTTTGCATGTGTCTTTGTTGTGACGAGTCATTTCTGCTGGTTGTTGCTACAGGCACCAGAATATTCACATCTGAAGGTTTCTCTCCTTCAAGATTCTTTTGTCCGAGAGTTATGGAAAAAATTGGGAAAACGAACTTATATTGAGAAGGTGCATCCCTTGGTCATAGCAAACTTACACAATTCACCTAACAAGATCACTGCATCTTCTGCATCCATTGTTTTAATTGGTTCAAGTGAGGAACTAGGAATACCAATAACTGTTCATCAGGCAAGTCCCAGTGAACACATTGTCTTGTTGTACTGCACTGATACCATCCTTTACTGATTAATGTGTCCATTTTATGCAGACAGTTTTACCACTAATCCACTCTTTCGGCAAAGGTTTATGTGCTGATGGGATTGAAACTTTGGTCAGGATAGGTATCCCAGTTAACACTGTCTCCTTGTGGTGAAAATGTTTGTTCTTTGGTCGGTGCTTGACGTTATTCATAATAGGTGGACTTCTTGGGGAAAGTTTATTTGTCAAGCAAATTCTCCCATTGCTGAGGAATGTTATACTTTTTTGTATCGACTCCTCCAAGGTGACTAAGCCAGAACCACAGCAGAGTTGGAACTCTTTTGCTCTGATTGATGGCTTATCTGCGTTGGAAGGCCTTGTATCAGTTCTTCCAGTTAAGGCAGTTCTCAGGGAGCTTCTCCAGGTATTTTGGTGAAAAAAACTAAGTTTGGTGAATAAATATAATCATTGGTGAAAATGGATATATTTTGAGTTCTGTTAGAGCTTTGCTAAATTGGAACATATATTTTCAAATCTGAGCACAGATCAAATTCCGATATCACTCAACTTTAAGCACTACTTTGATGACTACTAGATATCAATCATCATATCTTNNNNNNNNNNNNNNNNNNNNNNNNNNNNNNNNNNNNNNNNNNNNNNNNNNNNNNNNNNNNNNNNNNNNNNNNNNNNNNNNNNNNNNNNNNNNNNNNNNNNNNNNNNNNNNNNNNNNNNNNNNNNNNNNNNNNNNNNNNNNNNNNNNNNNNNNNNNNNNNNNNNNNNNNNNNNNNNNNNNNNNNNNNNNNNNNNNNNNNNNNNNNNNNNNNNNNNNNNNNNNNNNNNNNNNNNNNNNNNNNNNNNNNNNNNNNNNNNNNNNNNNNNNNNNNNNNNNNNNNNNNNNNNNNNNNNNNNNNNNNNNNNNNNNNNNNNNNNNNNNNNNNATGTACAAGTCAATATGATATAAAAAAACTATAGCAAGAATTCAGCACATTACA
This genomic window contains:
- the LOC123160500 gene encoding protein GFS12, with translation MACSPGTGEMCPECLERRIRSDLASSGLSFVHGVSDSPLPFASSAVVQMASDGPGQCIGSQKTCGYFVLVVLHGGKTYVDTKKCENNPLEQSLIFKDDNHCAVQADSSPGIEHIGDPESSSGSNNQQLIVNIITKLTPVYYLGRVSTTEIRDLMASYMNLSIEQDVINSLNLLCENTISGSAGLGFLSFVGFSAFDDIHPSGLVRHPNILPVLGVVESSDCCYMFQPKAPYTLENIMHYSPEALCSDWHIRFFIYQIISALAYLHDFGVHHGNLKPSTILMSDSLWPYLSISDISHVKQNRGFGGPEGSTHNSCCAHEDCSSRSIFASFNLPSSLDWSSHFKRWWTGELSNYEYLIVLNKLAGRRWGDPAFHPVMPWVIDFTVRPDESSDIGWRDLTKSKWRLAKGDEQLDFTYSSSDVPYHVSDECLSELAVCSYKARRLSKTILRSAVRSVYEPNEYPSSMQRLYQWTPDECIPEFYSDPWIFVSLHSEMSNLALPSWVTSSEEFICLHRDALESDRVSQQLHHWIDITFGYKLAGEASVEAKNVMLPPSDPSRPKSIGRRQLFTKPHPKRLISTPHSAYHNKVESCARCQGKGSNSTTDVLLDECNPPNMFSQVDYLEEFEQATLFMELQHHLNPIYSYSNTAACCLSVKYPKSQFSDQEVLQPNSVLSVVPDFDFGSYLECFESDDSSSIGYQELLRWKQRSCSVIEHHANDIFSIGCMLAEIYLHRPLFDASLLAAYKETGMLPGALHELPVHVGLLVESCIQRQWKRRPCSKHLLESPYFPPSVRSAYMFLAPLQLLCTSGDRLKYVTKLASEGTLKAMGEFAAEVCAPYCLPFVSSSRSDVDTESCLRLLKEFLKCLSVKAAKKLILPIIQKILQAPEYSHLKVSLLQDSFVRELWKKLGKRTYIEKVHPLVIANLHNSPNKITASSASIVLIGSSEELGIPITVHQTVLPLIHSFGKGLCADGIETLVRIGGLLGESLFVKQILPLLRNVILFCIDSSKVTKPEPQQSWNSFALIDGLSALEGLVSVLPVKAVLRELLQDQVCLHIKILMLIHLDLHVIQVAATAFVDLCLRIGPDNTVIHVLPHLKELFAELAFFQDSSAVSLPTKGLKISERNKSEPIKMESRIDLVLLLYPFLASLVGIEKLREYCSTWFLLEQSLQRLYNWKFEPSSKCSISAENMKSQRYQPGNDTSSEVVPTELFNGAGSSVSQSQIPKTGWMAASKHRSRLEHGTSSDNLSTSTSGNQPWFWFPTPDSSWGLPDLLGRNSGLKDELPWKIEASVLYSARAHPGALRSLEVHDDECTIFTGGVGPGFKGSVQRWELANMNCTSGYYGHEEVVNSICILSITGKVASCDGTIHIWNGQTGKLIAAHTESSTSFPLQTASVEQANMLNQDALSGGILSNAFRGSLYTTMHYMASEDKLVAGMGNGSIRFIDISRDQKLHLWKSDSAEISFSSLVSAICSSGSNKPRNGSLVASSSWIAAGLSSGYCRLLDERSGKIIAVWRAHDGHITKLASPEDHLIASSSLDKTLRIWDLRRNLSVQSNVFRSHSDGIFDFSVWGQDLVSVSRNKIALTSLSRPTSEIGNQQLVLQNLYSSDRGVKYKNMSVLSAISVLPLSRLFVVGTEDGFLKICH